The genomic window TGGTCTCCTTGTGCACGTCCAGCCCGATATGGGTAAGCTGTTGCATGGCCGGTCCCTCCGTGTGTCGGCACCGCGGGCGTGTTCCCGCGGATGATCCACGTTATACGCGGATTCGGGCCGGCCATCTCATGGTGACTAGTCAGACGCGGGGACGTCAGACCAGCACAACGGAGGGCGACTCTTGTATCTGATTGACGGTCCGATTCCGCTCCTGGTCGGCACGCCATTCGTGGTCATCTGGTGTGCGGCGCGCCTGATTCGGGGCGCATCCCGGTCGCGCGTGGCGCTTGAAGCCTTGTTCGCGCTCTACGTTCTCGGACTGCTCGGTGTCACGCTCTTCCCCATTCTCCTGGGGACTCCGCCTGAAGACGTTCTTGGCGGTGGCATCGCGGACTCTGTGAACCTGGTGCCGCTTCGCTCCCTGGCCGGCATCATCGGCGTCGGTCATCGACAGGTTCTACGTCAGATCGGCGGCAACATCGTCCTTTTCGTCCCACTCGGAGTGATGGGGCCGCTGTTGTGGCCGCGGATGCGCTCAATCGGCGGGCTCCTGGTCGTGGGGGTGGT from Actinomycetota bacterium includes these protein-coding regions:
- a CDS encoding VanZ family protein, which produces MYLIDGPIPLLVGTPFVVIWCAARLIRGASRSRVALEALFALYVLGLLGVTLFPILLGTPPEDVLGGGIADSVNLVPLRSLAGIIGVGHRQVLRQIGGNIVLFVPLGVMGPLLWPRMRSIGGLLVVGVVASVTVELLQLAQLGAHVAFARSVDIDDVLLNTCGALVGWGLWRVARALTNKGIERTASGRINQ